GGGCAGGAGGTGCAGGCACACCTGGACACAGTGTCACCTGCGGGGACCtgacccccccacaccacccAGGGCACCCAATGGCTGCGATCAAGTCCCCTTGCATTGCCTGGAGCATCCCCATGGGGTACCCCTGTGCCACCAGGATTCTGGGTGTGTTGGCACCTGCTGCTCCCCAGTGTTTGGAGGGGTTTGGTGGCACAGTGTGGTCCCTTGGGAACATCTGGGGGGTCTCTCTTTGTGCCCACCACCCTGCTCTGCGAGGGACATGGCCTCAGTCCCCAAATACCCACCCCATTCCCCATGTATAAAGGGTAGGGGGGCAGTGATGGGTACCTGGCGCACTCTCTGGGACATGGAGTGAGTGTTGGGCGTTCTCAGTGAGATGTTGAGGACAATGACAGCATTCACCACGATCACCACCGTCACCACCATGAGGAAGGTCAGGTACCTGGGAAGGGAGCATGGGTTGTCACGTGGGGCTGCTGGATCACAAGCTCTGGGCATGTAAGGTCCTTCTCAGTGCCCTCCTGGGCTGGAAACTGGGGACTGTCAGTGGGACATGGGCACGTGGTAGCCCTGTGCCAGCCCCACCTGGGCTGGGGGGTTATTTCTGTGCCAGGGTCCTGTCCCTGGGCACTGGCTGCTGCGCAGCACCCAGAGACCCCCCTGACAGGGtgacagcagggctggcaccCCCATCCCCGTGCATCACTCACTTCCCGATGAGAGGCACAGCCTGGGAGGTCTCGGGCACCTTCTGGGcaatgaggaagaggaagacgGTCTGGGCCAGGAGGACGTTGATGGAGACGGTGCATTTCTGCCCACCCGCTGTCAAGGAGGGGGGAAGGCAGAGGTTGCCACAGAGCAGTGGTGTGGGCATTGCCCTCCTTTGGCCCCCACCCCAAAGCTGAACTGTCCAAGTCCTGCCATGAAGCTTTAACCATGGGGTACCTggaaattcccccccccccccccccccaactatCACAGAAGTGGATGTAAGGTGGCACTGATGGTCCCCAAGCACAGAGGGCACAATGAGCCCTCTGCCTGTCGCTGCTCCCCTTGCACCTCCCCATGCCCCCCCGTGGGCATGACACCAGTGTGTACCTTTGGCGGGCAGAAAGTAGACCAGCACAGCCATGGCGGAGATGAGGACGCAGGGCACGATGATGTTGATGATGTAGAAGAGCGGCTTGCGCTGGATGATGAGGTAGAAGATGACCTGCTGGTACTGGGTGTCGTCTGGGGTGAAGTGCTCAGAATTGATGATCTTCCGAGCAGGGCGGTGCTTGATGGCCCATTCACCGTTCTCTGCCATGGGGTGGTGCCACGTGAGTCACACTGCCCCACTGGAGGCACTGGGGCTGCCAGTCccccggcccggggagggggaaggggacgGCTGGTGATTGGCGTGGGCCCCACAGGGCACCCAGGCTGGCCATGGTGCGGGGAAAGGTGCTTCTGGGGAGGGAGATGAGCACCACAGAGCATGCCAGAGTGCACAGGCAAAACACCTCCAAAAGCTGTTGGAGGGGGCAGCCGGGCACATATGGGGCACCTGGAGCACCTTGGGGGCTCCCAGGGCATTACATgtggggctggggtccccccatctccctgccccCAGGGCACTGCGGGGGGAAGCCGAGCGTGATGCTGGGTGACGGCACGCTGTTTTCCCCCGCTGTCTGCGGGAGCGATAGATTTTTTCCCAGTCAAGATCATAGCTCGGGCCggtaatgaaaaaataaatctcgcTGCCCGAAAAGCATTTTGTTCCTTCAATATGCAATTAAAATGTGATGGAAAACGTCATCGTTTGGCCGTGACAGCTACGTTCCCAGCATCAATCAAGCTCCCAGGAGCGGTGCTCTCCGGGAGCGGCTGCCAGGCGGTGAGAGCCCCAAAACGGGGGGGGGTTAGAAAAACAAATCTCTCCCACACTCCCTCTTCCACTAATAACTTAAGTGCCCATGTAATGGCAGGAGCTGCTAAAAGCCCCCATAGCCCTGCTTTTGGCAGGCGCCGGTGTAGCACCAGGCCTGTTGGGTGCCCCCTGTGGCTGGATGCTCTTGTGCCATGGGGGTGGCCGTGGTGTTACCTGTGAAAGCTTCAGGGTCGATGAAGATCCACTCCACGGTCTGGCCTTCCTCCACCGTCAGCAGCAGGTTGATCTCGTTGGCGCTGTACGTCTGGGACCTGGGGAGGGACGAGGGGGTGGCACAGGCTGGCATGCAGCAGGTTGGATGAGCAAAGGGCCCCAGTGTGGCATGGGGTCACGCCGGTCACCTCCAGCTCTGCTTTGAGGTGCTTGGCTTGGCCAAGGTGCCTCCTGCCACCGAGGGGGTGTCAGGGGACAGGTAGGTGGCACTTGTATGCCCAGGAGCTCATTACCCCAGGGCAAAAGTGGACATCCCACACCAATCCCTTGTGTCCCAGGAGGACCCGCCATGGTGCCCGTGCAGGCCCAGCCAGTGCTCACTGGAAGACCATGGTGCAGTTCTGCCAGTCGAAGGGGAAATAGGTGACGTGGATGGCGCAGGCGCTGCGGTAGATGGCGGGGGGCAGCCAGTAGATGCTGCCATCGGGGGACACCAGCACGTTGGCGTAGAGGGTGATTTCGAATGTCCCGTCAATGCTGGGGGGGAAAGGGTAGGCTCAGCCCCAAACCATGCCTGGGGGGCATCTGTCATCCTCTGTGTGAGGATATGTCCCCGTTGCCCCACCACCTACTTGTTCTCCAGGACAATGTCAGGCAGCCAGACCATGGTGGAGGGCACTCGCAGCTGCTGGATGTTGTCGTATTTCTCAGGGTCCCACCGCAGGCGATAATCAGACCattgctgggggaaggggagcaAAGAAGGAGAGTCACGGTGCTCCCCAAGGCAGGGCAGCTTGTGAGCTGCCTGTCCTGTGCTGCCCCCAAAATGGGCTCAGTTGGGGGCACCCACAAAAGGGGGTGCAGGTTCCGGTGCCAGCCCTCCACAGGATGCCACCCTGAGATGCAGATGTGGCCCAGGGGGATCCTGGCTGGAGGTGGGGGGTCTCACCATCTCGATCCAGACGTTGGTGGTGAGAGTCTCCTCCCGCTCATTCTagcaaggaaaaaagaggagagacGGCTTTAGCGCCCTGCCCACCTCTGCCCGCTGCCCCACATGTGGGGGCAAATCATGTCTCGCTATGGGGACATGGGGGTTCTCTCACCAGGGAGATGAGGTTGGTGAGGGTGAGCTTGAGGGTGACATCAATGATCTGGTCCCCATGCAGGGCCGGGCGCAGGTGCCGGTTGTAGTTGGTCATGAGGTCTTGGAGTAGTTTCTCCTCCTGGTTCCTGCAGCCCACACCTG
This region of Strix uralensis isolate ZFMK-TIS-50842 chromosome 9, bStrUra1, whole genome shotgun sequence genomic DNA includes:
- the CHRNG gene encoding LOW QUALITY PROTEIN: acetylcholine receptor subunit gamma (The sequence of the model RefSeq protein was modified relative to this genomic sequence to represent the inferred CDS: deleted 2 bases in 1 codon) encodes the protein MPEELPSKLASPCQRGGGWSPVPPRPLWLLGTADGDRGQLSCPTRRQAQNTPRRQRSGAELAPTPHGTGMRCHGLLLTLCALAGVGCRNQEEKLLQDLMTNYNRHLRPALHGDQIIDVTLKLTLTNLISLNEREETLTTNVWIEMQWSDYRLRWDPEKYDNIQQLRVPSTMVWLPDIVLENNIDGTFEITLYANVLVSPDGSIYWLPPAIYRSACAIHVTYFPFDWQNCTMVFQSQTYSANEINLLLTVEEGQTVEWIFIDPEAFTENGEWAIKHRPARKIINSEHFTPDDTQYQQVIFYLIIQRKPLFYIINIIVPCVLISAMAVLVYFLPAKAGGQKCTVSINVLLAQTVFLFLIAQKVPETSQAVPLIGKYLTFLMVVTVVIVVNAVIVLNISLRTPNTHSMSQRVRQVCLHLLPRYLGMHMPEETPGPPQATRRRSSLGLMVKADEYMLWKARTELLFEKQKERDGLMKTVLEKIGRRLESGSAQDFCQSLEEAGPDIRACVDACNHIANATREQNNFSSESEEWILVGRVIDRVCFFIMASLFVCGTVGIFLMAHFNQAPDLPFPGDPKQYLPQ